In Macadamia integrifolia cultivar HAES 741 chromosome 5, SCU_Mint_v3, whole genome shotgun sequence, a single window of DNA contains:
- the LOC122080237 gene encoding leucine-rich repeat extensin-like protein 1 — translation MFLPAAPPLPLRLFFCCLVVNLFIQTLSVAAAVEGDTLTVNPPPSFSFENPRLRNAYIALQTWKSSMFSDPFNFTDNWFGPNVCSYSGVYCSYSPFNSSMRVVAGIDLNHADIAGFLPPELGLLTDLALFHLNSNRFCGSVPNTFRRMKLLYELDLSNNRFVGRFPHVVLSLPTLKYLDLRFNEFEGSIPSQLFDKDLDALFINDNRFRLGIPQNLGNSPVSVLVMANNDMGGCIPASIGKMGPTLNEIVLINDNLTGCLPPQIGQLTQLTVFDVSFNHLQGSLPAVIGQMKLLEQLDVAHNRFTGVIPASVCQLPRLKNFTYSYNYFTGEAPACAALVSGGGEVVEVNGRKNCISGKSDQRTPNECSSIAARPVDCSKTKCRRSGRPVPSPPTPPTRGVSPRPFVKPSPPPPSFKISPSTRSHTPPPPSFEISPSTRAHSPPPSFETSPSTRSHTPPPHSFQISPSTRSHTPPPPSSGSSSQDRLPPPTQSSNSTPSPPPPPPPPPPPPPHSPPPPTYWTPEASPPPPPPPHHLPPSPMYGTPKASPSPPPPPPPPPPPTMYYTPEASPPPPPAYWIPKSSPPPPPPPTYTIRTPEASPQPAPAPAPAPAPAPRSPCPPSYLIPEASPLPPTSLPIYLIPEVSPLPPPPPPLPPSPPAYWVPKSSPPPPPPPTYSIHTPEASPQPAPAPEPPRSPCPPTYLIPEASPLPPTSPLPPINLSPETSPLPPPSPSNNYHYPPLLPPPPTYLIPEASPLPPPTHSNYNVPPGPKESSPPTPATYFYTSPPPPNHASSPPPPPPPPPPAPATYFYTSPPPPNHKSPPPQPLPPPSPQPPPPATYFYISPPPPNHASPPPPPTYLYTSPPPPHVETSPPTHNVKSSSPPPPEKLCTPTMGGPPPESRTSPVNQSLSPPPPPPPTPQWYQPTPSNPQTPPPSISYWYSSPPPPST, via the coding sequence ATGTTCTTGCCTGCTGCTCCTCCGCTACCTCTTcgtctcttcttctgctgccttGTTGTTAATCTTTTCATTCAAACTTTATCAGTTGCTGCTGCCGTTGAAGGCGATACGTTGACCGTCAATCCACCACCTTCCTTCAGCTTCGAGAACCCGAGGCTTCGCAATGCCTACATTGCACTCCAGACATGGAAGTCCTCCATGTTCTCCGACCCTTTCAACTTCACCGACAACTGGTTCGGCCCCAACGTTTGCTCCTACTCCGGTGTCTACTGCTCCTACTCCCCATTCAACTCTTCCATGCGAGTGGTGGCCGGTATTGATCTCAATCATGCCGACATTGCAGGTTTCCTCCCACCTGAGCTAGGCCTCCTCACGGATCTTGCCCTCTTTCACCTCAACTCCAACCGCTTCTGTGGCTCCGTCCCCAACACTTTCCGCCGTATGAAACTGCTCTACGAGCTGGACCTCAGCAACAATCGCTTCGTGGGGCGCTTCCCTCACGTGGTGCTGTCCCTGCCCACCCTCAAGTACCTGGATCTTCGCTTCAACGAGTTTGAGGGATCCATTCCTTCCCAGCTCTTCGACAAGGACCTTGATGCACTCTTCATCAACGACAACCGGTTCCGCTTAGGCATTCCTCAGAATCTGGGCAACTCTCCCGTCTCGGTACTGGTCATGGCCAACAACGATATGGGTGGTTGCATCCCAGCCAGCATTGGGAAGATGGGTCCCACCCTTAACGAGATCGTCCTCATCAATGACAACCTCACTGGCTGTCTCCCACCACAGATCGGCCAGCTCACCCAACTCACCGTCTTCGACGTCAGCTTCAACCATCTCCAGGGCTCCCTCCCTGCAGTGATTGGCCAGATGAAGCTTCTGGAGCAGCTAGACGTGGCGCATAACAGGTTCACGGGAGTTATTCCGGCGTCGGTGTGCCAGCTACCGAGGTTGAAAAACTTCACCTATTCCTATAACTACTTCACGGGAGAGGCACCGGCGTGTGCGGCTTTGGTTTCGGGTGGAGGAGAAGTGGTGGAGGTGAACGGTCGCAAGAACTGCATTTCTGGAAAGTCTGATCAACGGACTCCCAATGAGTGTTCCTCCATTGCTGCTCGCCCAGTAGACTGCAGCAAGACCAAATGCAGAAGATCAGGGAGACCTGTACCATCACCACCAACGCCGCCAACTCGAGGTGTGTCACCAAGACCATTTGTGAAGCCTTCTCCGCCACCTCCATCTTTCAAAATATCGCCATCTACGAGATCTCACACTCCTCCCCCGCCTTCTTTTGAAATTTCGCCATCTACGAGAGCTCACTCTCCACCACCTTCTTTTGAAACTTCGCCGTCCACAAGATCTCACACTCCTCCCCCTCATTCTTTTCAAATTTCACCATCCACGAGATCTCATACTCCTCCCCCGCCATCATCAGGTTCATCGTCGCAAGATAGACTGCCACCACCCACGCAGTCCTCCAATTCCACGCcatcacctccacctccacctccacctccgccgccaccaccaccccaTTCTCCACCTCCTCCAACTTACTGGACCCCTGAAGCTTCACCTCCGCCCCCGCCACCACCTCACCATTTGCCTCCATCTCCAATGTACGGGACTCCCAAAGCTTCaccatctcctcctcctccgcctCCGCCTCCGCCTCCGCCTACAATGTATTACACTCCAGAAGCATCACCACCACCCCCTCCAGCTTACTGGATCCCCAAATCAtcacctcctccaccaccacctccaacTTATACTATCCGCACCCCTGAAGCATCTCCCCagccagcaccagcaccagcaccagcaccagcaccagcacctcGTTCCCCTTGTCCTCCAAGTTATTTGATCCCTGAAGCATCACCCTTGCCACCAACATCCCTTCCAATTTATTTGATCCCTGAAGTATCACccttgccaccaccaccaccaccactaccaccatccCCTCCAGCTTACTGGGTCCCTAAATCATCACCtcccccaccaccacctccaacTTATAGTATCCACACCCCTGAAGCATCACCCcaaccagcaccagcaccagaaCCACCACGTTCCCCGTGTCCTCCAACTTATTTAATCCCAGAAGCATCACCCTTGCCACCAACATCCCCGCTTCCTCCAATTAATTTGAGCCCTGAAACATCACCATTGCCACCACCATCCCCTTCAAATAACTACCATTATCCACCGTTGTTGCCGCCACCTCCAACTTATTTGATCCCTGAAGCATCACCGTTGCCACCACCGACCCATTCAAATTACAATGTACCTCCAGGGCCTAAGGAATCATCTCCACCAACACCTGCTACTTATTTTTACACATCACCCCCACCTCCAAATCACGCATCatcgccgccgccgccgccaccaccaccacctcctgcACCTGCTACTTATTTTTACACATCACCCCCACCTCCAAATCACAAATCACCGCCACCACAACCACTGCCACCTCCATCACCACAACCGCCACCTCCTGCTACTTATTTTTACATATCACCGCCACCTCCAAATCACGCATCGCCTCCGCCACCTCCTACATATCTGTACACATCACCACCCCCTCCACATGTTGAGACTTCACCACCTACGCATAACGTAAAATCTTCCTCTCCGCCGCCACCAGAAAAGTTATGCACACCCACAATGGGTGGTCCACCGCCAGAATCTAGGACGTCTCCTGTGAATCAATCACtatcacctcctcctcctcctcctcctacaCCACAATGGTATCAGCCAACACCGTCAAATCCTCAGACGCCTCCGCCATCAATTAGCTACTGGTATTCATCACCACCACCGCCATCTACATGA